One segment of Spiroplasma cantharicola DNA contains the following:
- a CDS encoding lipoprotein, whose product MKKLLAVLGSITLVTSSSFTVVSCFGGKIDPPEDKKTTWTDEEILERFGSLEINQLENGDLELSSKEDHFKIWSGSDDGNKYERVVKSQDVEEINTNFLYDSLLPPEASLENPFGIELMSAFYIGKSEEEVKNAFPKLHSKTVLEFGSEMTYDNQFKWRNKNAFSIFLGTGPREGNTFSCTRMWSKTIKVKTNQGEDMYVGLFSLYVDYFVGYVTTNLSSWMKDFFEEYKSQLDSPYLKIQEDINQEINDTNANNQHLHLRFENANFKFTQKINYREDENEEIETMKVSEALNLYLLHQISLHHYGFNSKNEKSDYSGFKFNWDLDLEDPNKEDYDNHYNYGFELSGPNQKRWDYNSIIYTKIDIVE is encoded by the coding sequence ATGAAAAAATTATTAGCAGTACTTGGTTCAATAACATTAGTAACTTCAAGTTCATTTACAGTTGTATCTTGTTTTGGAGGTAAAATAGACCCACCAGAAGATAAAAAAACAACTTGAACTGATGAAGAAATTTTGGAAAGATTTGGATCATTAGAAATTAATCAATTAGAAAATGGTGATTTAGAGTTATCTTCAAAAGAAGACCACTTTAAAATTTGATCAGGATCAGATGATGGAAATAAGTATGAAAGAGTTGTTAAAAGTCAGGATGTAGAAGAAATTAACACTAATTTTTTATATGATAGTTTACTTCCACCAGAAGCAAGTTTAGAAAATCCATTTGGAATTGAATTGATGTCAGCATTTTATATTGGTAAAAGTGAAGAGGAAGTTAAAAATGCATTTCCTAAATTACACAGTAAAACTGTATTAGAATTTGGCTCAGAAATGACATATGATAATCAATTTAAATGAAGAAATAAAAATGCTTTTTCAATATTTTTAGGTACAGGACCAAGAGAAGGTAATACTTTTTCATGTACAAGAATGTGATCTAAAACAATAAAAGTAAAAACTAATCAAGGAGAAGATATGTATGTAGGCTTATTTTCTCTATATGTAGATTATTTTGTAGGATATGTAACAACTAATTTAAGTTCTTGAATGAAAGATTTTTTTGAAGAATATAAAAGTCAATTAGATTCTCCTTATTTGAAAATTCAAGAAGATATAAATCAAGAAATCAATGATACTAATGCAAATAATCAGCATTTACATTTAAGATTTGAAAATGCTAACTTTAAATTTACTCAAAAAATTAATTATAGAGAAGATGAAAATGAAGAGATAGAAACTATGAAAGTATCAGAAGCATTAAATTTATACCTTTTGCATCAAATTTCATTACATCATTATGGATTTAATTCTAAAAATGAAAAATCAGATTATAGTGGTTTTAAATTCAATTGGGATTTGGACTTAGAAGATCCTAATAAGGAGGATTATGATAATCATTATAATTATGGTTTTGAACTATCAGGTCCAAATCAAAAAAGATGAGATTATAATAGTATAATTTATACAAAAATAGATATAGTAGAATAA